From the Butyrivibrio fibrisolvens genome, one window contains:
- a CDS encoding carboxypeptidase M32 — protein sequence MTTNEMIDKYKEWVFKCSAYNMALALIGFDKQTIAPSAGEEYRDERTAFLSGELFSIETDPEMMEIMKTLKDDDSIDPDIKKAAQLYYDNMLKTVCIPKDEFVSWQKLTNESFNNWRRAKEADDYTIFEPYLKKVIDGSKKLYEYRGKDMPIYDQMLDDYEPGMNRDKYDAFFDALKERLVPLIKKVADKGGIDDSFLYKKCDIDAQKKFMEHLLDYLAYDKSWGYQNETEHPFTDWVCENDCRTTTKYLEDNMVSAIFSTIHECGHAWYEHNIDPKYDGMILSNGVSSGMHESQSRLCENYLGRSKAFWEANYDKLTECFPDLLGGVSLDDFIKAVNVSTPSLVRTEADELTYPMHILIRYEIEKGLFDGTISTEGLDKTWADKYEEYLGIRPEHARDGILQDVHWSDASFGYFPTYALGSAFAAQFMDSMRKDIDVDSYLREGRYAEIEGWLREHIHRYGCRYNADEIMLKATGKPFDVNYYLDYLEDKYTKLYNL from the coding sequence ATGACAACAAACGAAATGATAGACAAGTACAAGGAATGGGTCTTCAAATGTTCAGCATACAACATGGCCTTAGCGTTAATAGGCTTTGACAAGCAGACAATAGCTCCATCTGCGGGCGAGGAGTACAGGGATGAAAGGACAGCTTTTTTAAGCGGCGAGCTCTTTTCCATAGAGACAGATCCTGAGATGATGGAGATCATGAAGACTTTGAAGGATGATGATTCCATAGATCCTGATATCAAGAAGGCTGCGCAGCTTTACTATGACAATATGTTAAAAACAGTCTGCATCCCCAAAGATGAGTTTGTAAGCTGGCAAAAACTTACCAATGAATCTTTTAACAACTGGCGTAGAGCCAAGGAAGCGGATGACTATACGATATTCGAGCCTTATCTTAAGAAAGTCATAGACGGAAGTAAGAAGCTTTATGAATATCGTGGCAAGGATATGCCTATATATGATCAGATGCTTGATGACTATGAACCCGGCATGAACAGGGACAAGTATGACGCCTTTTTTGACGCACTTAAGGAGCGCCTTGTACCGCTTATCAAGAAGGTAGCAGATAAGGGCGGTATAGACGACTCTTTCCTTTATAAAAAATGCGATATAGATGCCCAGAAGAAGTTCATGGAACACCTTCTTGACTACCTTGCCTATGACAAGAGCTGGGGCTATCAGAACGAGACTGAGCACCCCTTCACAGACTGGGTATGTGAGAATGACTGCCGTACTACCACCAAGTATCTTGAGGACAATATGGTATCAGCCATATTTTCAACGATCCACGAATGCGGTCATGCATGGTATGAGCACAATATTGATCCAAAGTATGACGGAATGATCCTGTCCAACGGCGTATCAAGCGGTATGCATGAATCTCAGTCAAGACTTTGTGAGAACTATCTTGGAAGATCCAAGGCTTTCTGGGAAGCCAATTATGATAAGCTTACCGAGTGCTTCCCCGATCTTCTTGGAGGCGTGAGCCTTGATGACTTCATAAAAGCAGTCAATGTCAGCACACCTTCACTTGTTCGTACAGAAGCAGATGAGCTTACATATCCTATGCATATCCTGATAAGGTATGAGATAGAAAAAGGACTTTTTGATGGTACTATTTCTACAGAAGGCCTTGATAAGACCTGGGCTGACAAGTATGAAGAGTACCTTGGCATAAGACCTGAACATGCAAGAGACGGTATCTTGCAGGATGTACACTGGTCTGACGCTTCCTTTGGATATTTCCCGACATATGCTCTTGGTTCAGCTTTTGCAGCCCAGTTCATGGATTCTATGCGAAAAGACATAGATGTAGATTCATATCTAAGAGAGGGCAGATATGCTGAGATTGAAGGATGGCTTCGTGAGCACATCCACAGATACGGCTGCAGATACAATGCAGATGAGATCATGTTAAAGGCTACAGGTAAGCCCTTTGATGTAAACTACTACCTTGACTATCTTGAGGATAAATATACAAAGCTCTATAACTTATAA
- the mtnA gene encoding S-methyl-5-thioribose-1-phosphate isomerase encodes MKSILDYETVALADERDAIVIIDQTLLPGQTKLIDLKTGEEIWNAIYLLQVRGAPAIGVCAGFGIYILMKHSKASSKEEFLSELKKNKDYLNSSRPTAVNLSWALERMEHKVISFIEEEKRAGRSFDKEAVIKVMHDESEAIKAEDIDVCRRIGENGLTLLKKGDGILTHCNAGQLATCKYGTATAPIYLGHERGYDFHVYCDETRPLLQGARLTAYELHSAGIDTTLICDNMSASIMKAGKIQAIFVGCDRVAANGDAANKIGTSVVATVAKHYGIPFYVCAPTSTIDMNTFTGDDIVIEQRKPEEVTDMWYKERMAPEGVKVYNPAFDVTDNSLISGIVTEYGVLRAPYDKAIKEMFEQNK; translated from the coding sequence ATGAAAAGTATACTTGATTACGAAACAGTCGCTCTTGCAGATGAGCGTGATGCCATCGTCATCATAGACCAGACCCTCCTTCCGGGGCAGACCAAACTTATAGACTTAAAGACTGGAGAAGAGATCTGGAACGCCATATACCTTCTTCAGGTAAGAGGAGCTCCTGCTATTGGCGTATGCGCAGGTTTTGGCATCTATATTCTTATGAAGCATTCCAAGGCTTCCAGCAAAGAAGAGTTCCTTTCAGAACTTAAGAAGAACAAGGACTATCTTAATAGCTCCCGCCCGACAGCTGTTAACCTTTCCTGGGCGCTTGAACGCATGGAGCATAAAGTCATTTCTTTTATCGAAGAAGAGAAAAGAGCCGGAAGATCTTTTGACAAAGAAGCTGTTATTAAAGTCATGCATGACGAATCCGAAGCCATCAAGGCAGAGGATATAGATGTGTGCAGAAGGATTGGAGAAAATGGCCTTACACTCCTAAAAAAAGGTGATGGTATCCTTACACACTGCAATGCAGGCCAGCTTGCAACCTGTAAGTACGGAACAGCAACAGCTCCTATATACCTCGGACATGAAAGAGGATATGACTTTCATGTATACTGCGATGAGACAAGACCCCTTTTGCAGGGAGCACGTCTTACAGCCTATGAGCTACATTCGGCAGGGATAGATACAACACTTATCTGCGACAATATGTCAGCTTCTATTATGAAGGCAGGTAAGATTCAGGCTATATTCGTAGGATGTGACAGAGTAGCTGCTAATGGAGATGCGGCCAACAAGATAGGTACAAGCGTTGTTGCAACTGTTGCAAAGCACTACGGCATACCTTTCTATGTATGCGCTCCTACATCGACTATAGACATGAACACTTTTACAGGTGATGACATTGTCATAGAGCAAAGAAAACCTGAAGAAGTGACGGATATGTGGTACAAAGAGCGCATGGCTCCTGAAGGTGTCAAGGTCTACAATCCTGCTTTTGATGTAACAGACAACTCACTCATAAGTGGAATCGTAACAGAATATGGCGTCCTTAGAGCGCCGTATGATAAGGCCATTAAAGAAATGTTCGAACAAAATAAATAA